From a single Armatimonadota bacterium genomic region:
- a CDS encoding ROK family protein: MSKRCTIGVDLGGTNVRAQAIFEDGTEAGPRAERGSNATGGVEAVANAIVAVIQEARAGCQAAPEAVGIAVPGHVDDDAGMVKWSPNFGSIENGVFQYWTDVAIREPIQRAVDLPIRLGNDANLAALGEYRFGSGKGSANCLVIFTIGTGIGGGVVLGPKSLLGSVSAPVVLVGGNMGGAELGHTTILAGGLASTSGAYGSIEAYCQRDSIVRRAAYRLVRGKKSVLQDMTGGNYDLLSPKMLSEAADQGDAVAQEVWAEVGFYLGLGIGNMINIFAPDVFAIGGQIAKAGKWLIEPAIASAENVAIPTLFRDVRIVQAELSDDAGVLGGAALALQSR; the protein is encoded by the coding sequence GTGAGCAAGCGGTGCACCATTGGCGTGGATTTGGGCGGGACCAACGTTCGTGCGCAGGCGATCTTTGAAGACGGGACCGAAGCCGGGCCTCGCGCAGAACGAGGCTCGAACGCCACAGGCGGGGTCGAAGCCGTCGCCAACGCCATTGTCGCGGTCATTCAGGAGGCTCGCGCAGGCTGCCAAGCCGCGCCGGAAGCTGTTGGCATCGCCGTCCCCGGACATGTGGACGACGACGCCGGCATGGTCAAGTGGTCGCCCAATTTCGGGTCCATCGAAAACGGCGTGTTCCAATACTGGACCGACGTGGCCATCCGCGAACCGATCCAGCGGGCGGTGGATCTGCCCATCCGGCTTGGAAACGACGCGAACCTGGCGGCGCTCGGCGAATACCGCTTCGGCTCCGGCAAGGGCAGCGCCAACTGCCTTGTGATTTTCACCATCGGCACGGGCATCGGCGGTGGGGTGGTGCTGGGGCCGAAGTCGCTGCTTGGGAGCGTGTCGGCGCCCGTGGTGTTGGTTGGTGGGAACATGGGCGGCGCGGAGCTTGGCCACACGACCATCCTCGCGGGCGGGCTCGCCTCCACCTCCGGCGCCTATGGCTCCATCGAGGCCTATTGCCAGCGGGATTCCATCGTGCGTCGCGCGGCGTATAGGCTGGTGCGAGGCAAGAAGTCGGTCCTGCAGGACATGACCGGCGGGAACTACGACCTTCTCTCCCCCAAAATGCTCTCCGAGGCCGCCGATCAGGGCGACGCCGTGGCGCAGGAGGTCTGGGCTGAGGTCGGCTTCTACCTTGGACTTGGCATCGGCAACATGATCAACATTTTCGCGCCGGACGTTTTCGCCATCGGCGGCCAGATCGCCAAAGCAGGGAAGTGGCTAATAGAGCCCGCCATCGCCTCGGCGGAGAATGTCGCCATCCCGACGCTCTTCCGAGACGTAAGGATCGTTCAAGCCGAGCTCAGCGACGACGCCGGAGTTCTCGGCGGGGCGGCTTTGGCGCTGCAATCGCGATAG
- a CDS encoding aldolase, with protein MASTSALPRLNRLFAPDGKCFDVAIDHGFFNEGSFLSGIEDLRKVVPKLVEAAPDAIQLPPGSAPLLQAIPGKAKPALVLRTDVANCYGKKLPEYLYSKLIVDAVEQAVRLDASCVVVNLLILPNEPELHGECVENICELKPECERGGMPLMVEPLVMQENKTAGGYMVDGDLAKILPLVRQAVELGADVIKADPCDDVGEYHRVIEVACGVPVLVRGGGKVPDREILERTHALMAQGAAGIVYGRNVIQHANPVGMTRALMAVVHEGASPEDALSLIG; from the coding sequence ATGGCCTCCACGTCCGCTCTGCCCCGCCTGAACAGGCTCTTCGCGCCGGATGGCAAGTGCTTCGACGTCGCGATCGACCACGGGTTCTTCAATGAAGGCTCGTTCCTTTCAGGCATCGAGGACCTGCGAAAGGTCGTGCCCAAACTTGTCGAAGCTGCCCCCGACGCCATCCAATTGCCGCCCGGCTCCGCTCCCTTGCTCCAAGCAATTCCTGGCAAGGCCAAGCCGGCATTGGTTCTACGCACGGACGTCGCGAACTGCTATGGCAAAAAGCTGCCGGAGTACCTCTACTCCAAGCTGATCGTGGACGCCGTCGAGCAGGCCGTTCGGCTGGATGCTTCCTGCGTCGTGGTCAACCTCTTGATCCTCCCAAATGAGCCCGAGCTTCACGGTGAGTGCGTTGAGAACATCTGCGAGCTGAAACCCGAATGCGAGCGGGGTGGCATGCCGCTGATGGTCGAGCCTCTGGTGATGCAGGAGAACAAGACCGCCGGGGGCTACATGGTGGACGGCGACCTGGCGAAAATCCTGCCTCTCGTTCGCCAGGCTGTTGAGCTTGGCGCTGACGTGATTAAGGCCGACCCCTGCGACGATGTGGGCGAGTACCACCGTGTCATCGAGGTGGCTTGCGGGGTTCCTGTGCTGGTGCGTGGCGGCGGCAAGGTCCCGGACCGCGAGATTTTGGAGCGCACCCACGCCCTGATGGCTCAAGGTGCGGCAGGGATCGTCTACGGACGGAACGTGATTCAGCACGCGAATCCTGTCGGGATGACCCGAGCGTTGATGGCGGTCGTGCATGAAGGCGCAAGCCCGGAGGATGCTCTAAGTCTGATTGGTTAG
- a CDS encoding PD40 domain-containing protein, producing the protein MRLRVVLLATVLVVLLQGCGGGGGGGSSFSLLKISVDWGARSRSLDGPSSALSVVVRFQGASETGADLLYVANRGADPSAHIETYPTGMKTKVGSHLVTATFFAQGSGTGSVVGVASGSLSVQPDGSLSGAITTQGTVASVTVPAGQAVGIDQTRQLQFNAKDSSGGIVAVSGGSAIWSVTSGADKLEFLDGYARGRAVGTASVSASVDGVASASVAVAVTVDSAISVEISPLSALVQPAESKQFSATVYGTSNQLVTWTVLTAGGGDISASGLYTAPLELMYVTIEARSVADPSKATTALVIVQMETLEVDVTPNPVTVGPNGQQQFAAWVIGSPNQAVTWKVLTSGGGSIDASGLYTAPATPMAVTLEARAVADPLVAGTSKVTVQAGTLVVTVSPGDVTLEQDTAQHFTAVVEGSPNQEVVWSVVETDGGTISAQGNYRAPLRYGLFTVKATSKADPSASGTAKVQVVFVSRIAFSRGLSTAGSLVVMRPDGSDVKSLGLGVMPAWSPDGKRIAFARDAQVWVMEADGTNQVKLTTGGINNDSPSWSPDGSKIVFRSQRDNWNSEIYVMNSDGTGQTRMTNSAESDRYPNWSPNGLWIAYLSGPEGGDTNVWIMNADGSNKHQLTNGTQCWLGSWSPTSMKLAYSSLEQEGGFAIYTIDSDGSNVHRVSIGDVFDLDPAWSPDGTKIAFRSEGSDISIMDLDGTNRRNLTNTAEAEWGPAWKPR; encoded by the coding sequence GTGCGGTTACGTGTTGTCCTCTTGGCCACGGTCTTGGTGGTTCTGCTCCAGGGATGCGGTGGCGGCGGCGGAGGCGGTTCATCCTTCAGTCTGCTGAAGATCTCTGTGGACTGGGGCGCTCGCAGCCGCTCACTGGACGGTCCCTCCTCGGCCCTGTCCGTGGTGGTTCGCTTTCAGGGTGCTTCGGAAACCGGCGCCGACCTGCTCTACGTCGCCAACAGGGGGGCCGACCCATCGGCTCATATCGAGACCTATCCCACCGGCATGAAGACCAAAGTGGGCTCTCACTTGGTGACGGCGACCTTCTTTGCCCAGGGAAGCGGCACGGGAAGCGTGGTGGGCGTGGCTTCAGGAAGCCTCTCCGTTCAGCCGGACGGCTCGCTCTCAGGCGCCATCACGACGCAAGGGACCGTCGCAAGCGTTACGGTTCCGGCGGGCCAGGCGGTGGGGATCGATCAGACCCGGCAGCTTCAGTTCAACGCCAAGGACTCCAGCGGCGGCATCGTCGCCGTCAGCGGCGGTTCGGCGATCTGGTCCGTGACTTCCGGCGCGGACAAGCTGGAGTTTCTGGATGGCTATGCGAGGGGAAGGGCCGTGGGGACGGCGTCTGTCTCAGCAAGCGTAGATGGCGTGGCCAGCGCCTCCGTAGCGGTTGCGGTAACCGTGGACTCGGCGATCAGCGTGGAGATCAGCCCGCTTTCGGCGCTGGTTCAGCCTGCGGAGTCCAAGCAGTTCTCGGCGACAGTGTATGGCACTTCGAACCAACTGGTCACTTGGACGGTGCTCACGGCGGGGGGCGGCGATATCTCGGCGAGCGGCCTTTACACCGCGCCGCTGGAGCTGATGTATGTGACGATCGAGGCGCGATCGGTGGCCGACCCATCGAAGGCAACCACCGCATTGGTGATCGTGCAAATGGAGACGCTGGAGGTGGACGTGACGCCCAACCCGGTGACCGTCGGGCCGAACGGACAGCAGCAATTTGCCGCTTGGGTGATCGGCAGCCCCAACCAGGCGGTCACCTGGAAGGTGCTGACCTCGGGTGGTGGCTCGATCGATGCTTCGGGCCTCTACACCGCGCCGGCCACGCCGATGGCGGTGACCCTCGAGGCTCGTGCCGTCGCCGACCCCTTGGTTGCAGGAACATCGAAGGTCACGGTGCAAGCTGGAACTCTGGTCGTGACCGTATCCCCAGGCGATGTCACTCTGGAGCAGGACACGGCCCAGCACTTCACGGCGGTGGTCGAAGGCAGCCCGAACCAAGAAGTGGTCTGGAGTGTGGTGGAAACGGATGGTGGCACGATCTCAGCGCAGGGGAACTACCGAGCGCCGCTCAGGTACGGCTTGTTCACGGTCAAGGCGACGAGCAAGGCGGACCCATCGGCCTCAGGCACAGCAAAGGTGCAGGTGGTGTTTGTGTCGAGAATTGCCTTTTCCAGGGGCCTGTCGACGGCAGGATCTCTCGTTGTAATGCGCCCTGACGGATCGGACGTGAAGTCGCTGGGACTTGGAGTCATGCCCGCGTGGTCACCAGACGGCAAGAGGATCGCCTTTGCCCGGGACGCACAAGTGTGGGTCATGGAAGCGGACGGCACAAATCAGGTCAAACTGACCACGGGTGGCATTAACAACGATTCCCCTAGTTGGTCGCCGGATGGGTCAAAGATCGTGTTCCGAAGTCAAAGGGACAATTGGAACAGCGAGATCTATGTGATGAACAGCGACGGCACTGGTCAGACAAGAATGACCAACAGCGCAGAATCTGACCGCTATCCCAATTGGTCTCCCAATGGGCTCTGGATTGCGTACTTGTCCGGGCCGGAAGGCGGCGACACCAATGTCTGGATCATGAATGCCGATGGCTCCAACAAGCATCAACTGACCAACGGCACCCAATGCTGGCTTGGAAGCTGGTCGCCAACTAGCATGAAGCTCGCCTACTCATCACTTGAGCAAGAGGGAGGTTTTGCGATCTATACCATTGACTCTGACGGATCGAATGTACATCGCGTCTCAATCGGGGACGTATTCGACCTCGATCCGGCGTGGTCTCCAGATGGAACGAAAATAGCCTTTCGGTCAGAGGGATCCGACATCAGCATTATGGACCTCGACGGTACCAACCGAAGGAACTTGACGAACACCGCTGAAGCCGAATGGGGGCCCGCCTGGAAACCAAGATAG
- a CDS encoding sulfatase-like hydrolase/transferase — protein MDDPKRDLALALSAANLLFLPNTLWLLNNRWMVFHARLPLSVHLTYLFVNILLFALLGYGCIRWVRKSKSPWPRKIAEFLFLVQFLFTVKGTAGTLMASRTTEFQFFKSLVKPPGLLIAGPVFLIVAYVLWKHSRKVTRVLRTVVAALLPIFFIDVLWGVQSVMSVQSGGAMADKAPPKLHPAPPQEGLRVVWVILDEWEYRLSFAERPKELNFPAFDRLRSQSLFFSDARSPASRTEFSMPSFFTGKSFKWSVLSSPNKLTLKDQQGKESDFRTHRTLFEEVQDLGRNSALVGIFLPYGRLLGDVTHVTWWQPPGVLGESDNHLENLTQQWALSVGDPFKTMFIRKGGIRANELGIAQTQRLIDDPNYSFVFAHLFPPHPPCYWDRRKGGYTAFSFFRSERTMYEDSLLLADNMADRLLDTLLASPLEKNTVFIVTTDHTNRDAEKMELELDARIPCMIRFPGGKAGQADFHFNNLALHDLVLAIMKGEVKDQDQTAAFLKAWMAKHPETPGFEIKDGIAEAPDVS, from the coding sequence ATGGACGATCCCAAACGCGATCTGGCGTTGGCGCTTTCAGCGGCGAACCTCTTGTTCCTGCCGAACACCCTTTGGCTGTTGAACAACCGCTGGATGGTGTTCCACGCGCGCCTGCCCCTCTCGGTTCACCTCACGTATCTGTTCGTCAACATCCTGTTGTTCGCGCTGCTCGGCTATGGGTGCATCCGATGGGTCCGCAAGTCGAAGAGCCCGTGGCCCCGAAAGATCGCCGAGTTCTTGTTTCTGGTCCAGTTCCTGTTCACCGTCAAGGGCACTGCGGGAACGCTGATGGCCTCCAGGACCACGGAGTTCCAGTTCTTCAAGTCGCTGGTGAAGCCTCCCGGACTCTTGATCGCTGGGCCAGTTTTTCTCATCGTGGCTTACGTGCTGTGGAAGCACTCACGAAAGGTGACGCGTGTGCTGAGAACGGTCGTGGCCGCTCTGCTGCCCATCTTCTTCATCGACGTCCTCTGGGGGGTCCAATCGGTGATGAGCGTTCAGTCCGGCGGCGCCATGGCCGATAAGGCGCCCCCAAAGCTCCATCCAGCGCCCCCCCAAGAAGGGCTCCGTGTGGTTTGGGTGATTTTGGATGAGTGGGAGTACCGCTTATCCTTCGCGGAGAGGCCCAAGGAGTTGAACTTCCCAGCGTTCGACCGGCTAAGGAGCCAGTCCCTGTTCTTCTCCGACGCGAGGTCGCCCGCCAGCAGGACCGAGTTTTCTATGCCCTCCTTCTTCACGGGCAAGTCCTTCAAGTGGTCGGTCCTGAGCAGCCCGAACAAGCTGACCCTCAAGGACCAGCAGGGAAAGGAATCCGATTTCCGCACCCACCGGACTTTGTTTGAGGAGGTTCAAGACCTCGGGCGAAATTCCGCTCTCGTCGGGATCTTCTTGCCCTATGGCCGACTGCTGGGCGACGTGACGCATGTCACCTGGTGGCAGCCGCCCGGCGTCCTTGGTGAGAGCGACAACCACTTGGAGAACCTGACGCAGCAATGGGCACTCTCGGTAGGTGATCCCTTCAAGACGATGTTTATCCGCAAGGGCGGCATCCGCGCCAATGAGCTCGGGATTGCGCAGACACAGCGCCTGATCGACGATCCGAATTACTCTTTCGTGTTCGCTCACCTTTTTCCGCCCCATCCGCCTTGCTATTGGGATCGCAGAAAGGGCGGCTACACGGCATTCAGCTTCTTCCGCAGCGAGCGGACGATGTATGAAGACTCGCTGCTGCTGGCCGACAACATGGCGGACCGCTTGCTCGATACGTTGCTGGCGTCACCGCTCGAAAAGAATACGGTTTTCATCGTCACGACCGACCATACCAACCGCGACGCCGAGAAGATGGAACTTGAGCTCGATGCGCGGATTCCCTGCATGATACGGTTCCCCGGTGGCAAGGCAGGGCAGGCGGATTTCCACTTCAACAACCTGGCGCTGCACGATCTGGTGCTTGCGATCATGAAGGGCGAAGTGAAGGACCAGGATCAGACGGCGGCGTTCCTGAAGGCCTGGATGGCGAAGCACCCCGAAACCCCAGGTTTCGAGATCAAAGACGGCATCGCCGAAGCGCCTGACGTGAGCTGA
- a CDS encoding Gfo/Idh/MocA family oxidoreductase, with translation MGQREIGVGIIGCGLMGKELASASARWIHLNDLPFRPRIVAACDTNPKALEWFDGAHRSNKSYKSFRTYSDLLESTEVDAVYCAVPHNLHAQIYTDILKADKHLFAEKPFGIDLAACENILSEAAKHPELLVRVSSEFPFYPGVQRILKLIEKDAFGQIIEVHAGFCHSSDLDPTKPINWKRRIETNGEYGVMGDLGMHVVHVPFRAGWFPTNVRALLANIVAERPGPDGKLEPCETWDNATLACETQQGFPMLLETKRIAPGEMNTWFLKVYGTKLSVEYSTKRPKTLRLLPYEPGFAQAWREEDLGYASAYPAITGGIFEFGFPDAIQQMFAAFLDELVHGPKMIGPTRCATPEEALRSHELFTAALESQKRCSVVKL, from the coding sequence ATGGGTCAGAGAGAGATAGGCGTCGGGATCATCGGGTGCGGGCTGATGGGCAAGGAGCTTGCCAGCGCATCGGCGCGGTGGATTCATCTGAACGACCTTCCCTTCCGGCCTCGCATCGTGGCCGCCTGTGACACCAACCCCAAGGCGCTGGAGTGGTTTGACGGGGCCCATCGGTCGAATAAGTCCTATAAGTCCTTCAGGACATATTCAGACCTCTTGGAGAGCACAGAAGTCGACGCCGTCTACTGCGCCGTCCCTCACAACCTCCACGCCCAGATCTACACCGACATCCTGAAGGCGGACAAGCACCTCTTTGCCGAAAAGCCATTCGGGATCGACCTGGCCGCTTGCGAGAACATCCTCTCTGAAGCTGCAAAGCACCCAGAGCTGCTCGTTCGCGTCTCTTCCGAGTTCCCTTTCTATCCCGGCGTGCAACGCATCCTCAAGCTCATCGAGAAGGACGCTTTTGGGCAGATCATCGAGGTTCATGCCGGCTTCTGCCACTCCAGCGACCTTGACCCCACCAAGCCCATCAACTGGAAGCGGCGCATCGAAACCAACGGCGAATACGGCGTCATGGGAGACCTAGGAATGCACGTGGTCCACGTGCCGTTCCGCGCAGGCTGGTTCCCAACGAACGTCCGGGCTCTGCTCGCCAACATCGTCGCCGAGCGCCCGGGCCCAGACGGGAAGCTCGAGCCTTGCGAGACCTGGGACAATGCGACACTCGCCTGCGAGACCCAGCAGGGCTTCCCCATGCTCTTGGAGACCAAGCGCATCGCCCCAGGGGAAATGAACACCTGGTTCCTGAAAGTCTACGGCACGAAGCTGAGCGTCGAATACTCCACCAAGCGCCCCAAGACCCTTCGGCTGCTCCCCTACGAGCCCGGATTCGCCCAGGCCTGGCGCGAAGAGGACCTTGGCTACGCCTCGGCCTATCCCGCCATCACCGGCGGCATCTTCGAGTTCGGGTTCCCCGACGCCATCCAGCAGATGTTCGCCGCCTTCCTTGATGAACTGGTCCATGGCCCGAAAATGATCGGCCCGACCCGCTGCGCGACGCCTGAAGAAGCGCTCCGATCCCACGAACTCTTCACCGCGGCGCTCGAATCCCAGAAGCGCTGCTCCGTCGTCAAGCTCTAA
- a CDS encoding carbohydrate kinase family protein, producing MPDIVVAGHICLDIIPDIPASAGELNPGKLVEVGPATLSTGGAVSNVGIALHKLGAKVRLVGKVGDDDFGNIVVRILESHGSTLSERMAVVRGERTSYSVVISRPAKDRTFLHFPGANDTFSASDVSDEALEGAGLFHFGYPPIMRRFYEDRGTELERLFRRARAKGLTTSLDLSLPDPNSDAGRADWPSILSRVLPHVQLFVPSVDELAFMLREEVRSASLNQLETLERLSAWCLGRGASVVVLKCGADGLYLRSGRISSENCFGPSDLWENRQLLAPCWDVEVAGTTGAGDTTVAGFLHRLDGGPVDALALGQLTGACCVQSPDAVSGVMPEAEAKRESGAWRLKEFPFPDERARWRWHGPVWAGPEDA from the coding sequence ATGCCCGACATCGTCGTCGCCGGCCACATCTGTCTGGACATCATTCCAGACATCCCTGCCTCTGCCGGGGAGCTTAATCCGGGAAAACTGGTAGAGGTTGGCCCGGCGACGCTTTCGACAGGCGGCGCGGTCTCCAATGTCGGGATCGCCTTGCATAAGCTTGGCGCGAAGGTGCGGCTCGTGGGCAAGGTGGGCGACGACGACTTCGGCAACATTGTGGTTCGCATCCTGGAATCGCACGGAAGCACGCTCTCAGAGCGGATGGCAGTCGTACGCGGCGAGCGCACGTCGTACAGCGTCGTCATCAGCCGTCCGGCCAAAGACCGAACGTTCCTGCACTTCCCCGGCGCGAACGACACCTTTTCGGCCTCCGACGTTTCTGACGAAGCTCTCGAAGGCGCGGGACTCTTCCACTTCGGCTACCCGCCCATCATGCGGCGTTTTTATGAAGACAGAGGTACTGAGCTAGAAAGGCTGTTCCGGAGAGCGCGAGCCAAGGGGTTGACCACCAGCCTTGACCTGAGCCTCCCGGACCCAAATTCAGACGCCGGTAGGGCGGATTGGCCCAGCATTTTGTCCCGAGTCCTGCCGCATGTTCAGCTATTCGTCCCCAGCGTGGATGAACTCGCGTTCATGCTTCGCGAGGAGGTCCGTTCGGCATCTCTCAATCAGTTGGAGACGCTCGAACGGCTAAGCGCCTGGTGCTTGGGCCGCGGGGCATCGGTCGTTGTGCTGAAGTGCGGGGCGGATGGGCTCTACCTTCGCTCCGGGCGTATTTCTTCCGAGAACTGCTTTGGCCCCAGTGACCTTTGGGAGAACCGGCAGCTCTTGGCGCCCTGTTGGGACGTTGAGGTGGCCGGAACGACGGGCGCCGGCGACACGACGGTTGCGGGGTTCCTGCACCGGTTGGACGGGGGCCCCGTGGACGCTCTTGCGCTCGGACAGCTCACGGGCGCATGTTGCGTTCAATCGCCGGATGCCGTGTCCGGCGTGATGCCGGAAGCTGAGGCGAAAAGGGAGAGCGGGGCCTGGCGGCTAAAGGAGTTTCCGTTTCCCGATGAACGCGCCAGATGGCGTTGGCACGGGCCCGTCTGGGCGGGACCGGAAGACGCCTAG
- a CDS encoding argininosuccinate synthase, with protein sequence MKTALIIYSGGLDTTVCIPMMREEGFDRIVTVTIDVGQPSEDIAQAAERAQILGTEHHVVDAKDTFAKDYCFTALKANADYFGYPLSTSIARPLIAKAAAEKAHEIGGVDAFVHGCTGKGNDQFRIEFGLRAFAPEIPILAPIREKNLTRTWEIEYAEKVGAPIGQSKDKIWSIDENVWGRSIEGGRLEDPGYAPPEEIFQWTRSLEAAKPEPEIIEIAFQNGEPVSVAGRSGTPLQLIQTANTIAGSHGVGRVDIMEDRMIGLKVRENYECPGAVLLIAAHRALEALITTHAERAFKAQVDAQWADLAYKGLWWEPLMEDLNAFIGSVQRRVSGSVQVRLFKGGMQVVGRTSPHALYSEAAASFDDTQALEQSQMTGMVRTHGMESLLYLKQK encoded by the coding sequence ATGAAGACGGCGTTAATCATCTATTCCGGGGGTCTCGATACGACGGTTTGCATCCCCATGATGCGCGAGGAAGGTTTCGACCGCATCGTCACCGTAACGATTGATGTCGGCCAACCCTCTGAGGACATCGCCCAGGCGGCGGAGCGCGCCCAGATTCTGGGGACCGAGCACCACGTGGTCGACGCCAAGGACACCTTCGCGAAGGACTATTGCTTCACGGCACTCAAGGCCAATGCGGACTACTTCGGCTATCCTCTCTCCACCAGCATCGCCCGGCCGCTAATCGCCAAAGCCGCGGCAGAAAAAGCTCACGAGATAGGCGGCGTCGATGCGTTTGTTCATGGCTGCACGGGTAAGGGCAACGACCAGTTCCGGATCGAGTTCGGGCTCCGTGCGTTCGCTCCTGAGATTCCCATCCTCGCCCCCATTCGCGAGAAGAACCTGACCCGGACCTGGGAGATCGAGTACGCCGAGAAGGTCGGCGCTCCCATCGGACAGAGTAAGGACAAGATTTGGTCGATCGATGAGAACGTCTGGGGACGCTCAATCGAGGGTGGACGGCTGGAGGACCCCGGCTACGCGCCTCCCGAGGAGATTTTTCAGTGGACCCGCTCGCTGGAAGCAGCCAAGCCCGAACCCGAGATCATCGAGATTGCCTTTCAGAACGGCGAGCCCGTTTCTGTCGCAGGCAGGTCTGGCACGCCGCTGCAGCTCATCCAGACCGCCAACACCATCGCCGGGTCGCACGGGGTTGGCCGAGTGGACATCATGGAGGACCGCATGATCGGCCTCAAGGTGCGGGAAAACTACGAGTGCCCCGGAGCGGTGCTCCTCATCGCGGCCCACCGGGCGCTGGAGGCCCTGATCACCACGCACGCCGAACGCGCCTTCAAGGCCCAAGTGGACGCCCAGTGGGCCGATCTGGCCTACAAGGGGCTCTGGTGGGAACCGCTCATGGAGGACCTGAACGCGTTCATCGGATCGGTCCAGAGGCGGGTTTCCGGTTCTGTCCAGGTTCGGCTGTTCAAGGGCGGGATGCAGGTGGTCGGGAGAACCTCGCCCCATGCACTCTACTCCGAAGCCGCGGCGAGCTTCGACGACACGCAGGCACTCGAGCAGAGCCAAATGACGGGCATGGTCCGCACCCACGGCATGGAGAGCCTGCTCTATCTGAAGCAGAAGTAG
- a CDS encoding MFS transporter — MTDHHNESIPVVESPYAGQRLTFWQQIAISAFWFGSNAMWGALLLVVNAKELESISPTAKAQAVGILGAVALIALFVPLLFGALSDRCAHRWGRRRPYMVYGGVLNLIGLGMMWFAGDLKSYGLFLLAYVAVQFGNNIATAPYNGLIPDLVPEDQRGKASGYMGVMSQAGTLLGAAVSGPLMDAGMKWQTYVFLGGVLSVFMLGTVLGIRETPLPAKPPPLHWGNYLRSLWISPREYPDFAWVWLTRFLVMMGFYSIQPFAQYYLEDVIGVKNPATTAAMFFGIVLFAAMLSGYFGGAISDKVGRKKVVYVANSVIAVMAVALIFCHTMTQVLIVGVIFGLGYGAYISVDWALGTDVLPSKTSAAKDMAVWHISMVLPQSLTQPIAGFLLSNFEKARVPDPKTGEVVVHYATSGYGLLFGLSAVYFALGAYLLRNVKKAR; from the coding sequence ATGACCGATCACCACAACGAGAGCATTCCGGTAGTTGAATCCCCCTATGCCGGCCAGCGGCTGACCTTCTGGCAGCAGATCGCCATTTCGGCGTTCTGGTTTGGGTCCAACGCGATGTGGGGCGCTCTGCTCCTCGTCGTCAACGCCAAAGAACTCGAGTCCATCTCGCCAACGGCGAAGGCGCAGGCGGTCGGCATTCTCGGCGCGGTGGCTCTCATCGCCCTCTTTGTTCCTCTCCTTTTTGGCGCACTGAGCGATCGGTGCGCGCACCGCTGGGGCCGCCGCAGACCCTACATGGTGTACGGTGGCGTTTTGAACCTAATCGGGCTCGGCATGATGTGGTTTGCCGGCGACCTGAAGAGCTACGGGCTGTTTCTGCTGGCCTACGTGGCGGTGCAGTTCGGCAACAACATCGCAACCGCCCCCTACAACGGCCTGATTCCCGACCTCGTGCCCGAGGACCAGCGTGGGAAGGCAAGCGGCTACATGGGTGTCATGAGCCAGGCGGGCACCCTCCTTGGCGCGGCGGTCAGCGGCCCGCTCATGGACGCGGGGATGAAGTGGCAGACCTACGTCTTCCTCGGCGGCGTGCTCTCTGTGTTCATGCTTGGCACGGTGCTGGGGATCAGGGAGACCCCGCTGCCCGCCAAGCCGCCCCCGCTGCACTGGGGCAACTACCTGAGGAGCCTCTGGATCAGCCCAAGGGAATATCCCGACTTCGCCTGGGTTTGGCTCACGAGGTTCCTCGTGATGATGGGCTTTTACTCCATCCAGCCGTTCGCTCAGTACTACCTGGAAGATGTGATCGGCGTGAAGAACCCCGCGACTACGGCGGCCATGTTCTTCGGGATTGTCCTCTTCGCCGCGATGCTGAGCGGCTATTTCGGAGGCGCGATCTCGGACAAAGTGGGCCGGAAGAAGGTGGTCTACGTCGCCAACTCGGTCATCGCGGTTATGGCCGTGGCGCTGATCTTCTGCCACACCATGACCCAGGTGCTCATCGTCGGGGTGATCTTCGGGCTCGGATACGGCGCCTATATTTCGGTGGACTGGGCCCTGGGAACGGACGTCCTCCCAAGCAAGACTTCAGCCGCAAAGGACATGGCGGTGTGGCACATCTCGATGGTCCTGCCGCAATCGCTCACCCAGCCGATCGCCGGGTTCCTGTTGTCGAACTTCGAGAAGGCCCGTGTGCCGGATCCCAAGACGGGCGAAGTCGTGGTCCACTATGCGACCAGCGGCTACGGGTTGCTCTTTGGCCTCTCGGCGGTGTACTTTGCACTCGGTGCGTATCTGCTGCGAAATGTGAAGAAGGCGCGGTAG